DNA from Colletotrichum higginsianum IMI 349063 chromosome 7 map unlocalized unitig_7, whole genome shotgun sequence:
cctccaccTCCAAAAGTCGCGCCCACAACCATCACCACAACCATCTTGCCCGTGTAAACACGGCGGCCATCCGGTTCACAACGTCACTCGTTTTTGCGCCAGTACACATCGGGTAACCAACTTGCAGCCGCGATTTCGCCTCAAATTTGCTGGATTTCTAGATCGACTTCCCGGACAGCTCCACCGCTGCAATGGCACCGCCGCGACAGAGCAACGTCCGCCGACGTGAGACTTCAACAGGCGACTTCCACGAGCTTGGCGTGAAGGGACGGTATGTCGATACGCTCCCCCGGGCCGGCACCTGTCGCGATCGCAAGCTGTGTCCGGCCTTGAGCTAACGACCATGCAGAAAGACTGGAATTGAATTGCCCGACACCGGCGCACGCGACGAACATGGCATGCAGCCGATCGACGGGCTGTTTTCCTCGCCAGAGAAGGACAATGGATCACCCAGCGATGAAATGACGCGCGGCGAGCAGGACATGGAGCTCGAATCGGGTGAGTTACGCTATGGGCTCACAGCATTGCGCGCATTTCTAACGAGGGTCGCGTCCCAGAATCCGGCCCTGGACCTGCGTCTATCATGAAGAACCACCCCCGCCTTGTACCCCGAGGAATGTCGCCGCGCAAGACGAATCTCGGATCGCCTGCGATGCGGCACCCCAGCTTCGgtccctcgtcatcgccgaccaGGTTGTCACCTCATCGAGGGTCGCCTCCCCCATCGCAGTCCAACCGCGGTGGGTCGGTATCTCGCCGACTCGACTATGGGGGTTCCGGTGCCGAACTGGGCGGCAGATACCCGAACGGAACGAATGGTCGCACGCTCTCGACGGcggatgaagaagacgaggatgacgagcaGGCCGCGTTGCAGGCGCGGAACGGATCTCCCACAGAGAACGGGGACGAGGAGTCGATGCAAATGGTCGGCATGGACGGCGGTGACGAacccgagcccgagcccgagtcGGAGCCGGAACTGCCGGAGCCTGAAGAAGATGTTGAGGAGTCTGAAATCGAGGCGCCAAAGCAGCCTGCCAAACGCAGAGGCCGTCCACCCAAGGCCAAACTGCCcgttgaggaggaggcggccgaggaggtaCCTGCAGGATCGGGTAACGAGTCGGAAGAGCAGGCACCCATTAAACGGAGAGGCCGTCCGCCCAAGGACAAGGGTAAGGCCAAAGCAGACGCGCCCGAACCGGAGCCCGAAccagaagccgccgccgcccccaagCGCAGACGTCCACGGAACTCCGACGCAACCGAGGCGGAGCaggaagaagccgacgaccGCTCGTCCAAAAGGCAACGGACGGAGGCCGCGAAGCCTACGGCCGGGAAGCGCGGACGACCCAAGGCCGTTCCccaagaggaagagggcgagtCGTCCAAGACTGCCAAAGCCGACTCCAAACTCAAGGCCGGCCCCAAGGGCAAACCTGGCCGCAAACCGAAggccgccgttggcgacgacTCGATTCTGGGCGTGGTGCAAAAAGGACCACCCATGCCCAAGGCGCGCGGCCTCGTCTCGCAAAAGCGACAGCAGGACCCCCACGCAATCACTCAGACGCGATCCGGCCGCCAGTCGTTCCGACCGCTCGCCTTCTGGAAGAACGAGCACGTCACttacgacgaggacgaggccttTGAAGATGGCAAGAAGGGTGGCCGGTTTCTGCTGCCTAGCGTCAAGGAAGTCgtccgcgtcgaggaggaagagcggGAGGCGCGGAAAAACAAAAAGGCAAAGGGCCGCAAGCCCACGGCCAAGGGCAGAAGGCGGCAggccgactcggacgacgaggaggaggagcccgAAGCGTGGGAACAGGATCCCGGCAGTATCGAGGGCGAGATCGTCGTCTG
Protein-coding regions in this window:
- a CDS encoding Cupin, with the translated sequence MAPPRQSNVRRRETSTGDFHELGVKGRKTGIELPDTGARDEHGMQPIDGLFSSPEKDNGSPSDEMTRGEQDMELESESGPGPASIMKNHPRLVPRGMSPRKTNLGSPAMRHPSFGPSSSPTRLSPHRGSPPPSQSNRGGSVSRRLDYGGSGAELGGRYPNGTNGRTLSTADEEDEDDEQAALQARNGSPTENGDEESMQMVGMDGGDEPEPEPESEPELPEPEEDVEESEIEAPKQPAKRRGRPPKAKLPVEEEAAEEVPAGSGNESEEQAPIKRRGRPPKDKGKAKADAPEPEPEPEAAAAPKRRRPRNSDATEAEQEEADDRSSKRQRTEAAKPTAGKRGRPKAVPQEEEGESSKTAKADSKLKAGPKGKPGRKPKAAVGDDSILGVVQKGPPMPKARGLVSQKRQQDPHAITQTRSGRQSFRPLAFWKNEHVTYDEDEAFEDGKKGGRFLLPSVKEVVRVEEEEREARKNKKAKGRKPTAKGRRRQADSDDEEEEPEAWEQDPGSIEGEIVVWLPEHEFNPPAINEQVEIDEDRIAVAAGAIQTRDIRDATFRFAKTLSLPFFGSGVVDLPPGAEKRPKNSRKMQMVFFVFQGKVLVTVHETQFRISAGGMWFVPRGNYYSIHNDYDAPARIFFAQGCEVSNGLAQGAGGSQDTTIMG